A single region of the Erythrobacter sp. genome encodes:
- a CDS encoding peptidylprolyl isomerase: protein MISSIRRFFQSKIGMAIFIAFLVIVALAFAAADITGSTFGGVASGDRIAVVGDERVPASELESTANSALAQVREQDPTIGMPEFVEQGLLEEVLRQLIDQYAIGNYAEELGLRAGRNLVNSEILQIPAFRNVAGEFDEEVYQQALRAQGVTDEMLRGDLKDGLLQQMLLRPALAAPQLSGRAARQYASLVLESRRGAIALIPSALYAPEGDPEAGVLEAYYEENLSQFRRPEQRVIRFATFGPETILADIEPTEEEIAQRYEANSDAYEARERRAVSSFVVPTEDAAKSLVERIRGGLSLEAAARQAGFQVSSSDLRDRETMANATSFAFAEAVFDTAEGEVVEPARGTLGWYVARVDDVEQVPARSLAEASEEIAQQILEEKRAAALVDLSARIEDELYDGTSLAEVADAFDLEVRTSPALLANGTVYGEPGAEVPRELGPVLETAFEMDESQPQLAALGAGQRFIVYDVSEIRPSAAPPLAEIRDEVTAAWRRAEGSAKAREAARRVLEKTREGTDFADALRAENEPRFQVQPVALSRRELLAQRGRDIAPPLVLLFSMAEGSTKLLEAPENIGWYLVDLEEVETGDIEADDPVIAQTRQQFAPTLAEEYRRQLTRAIREEVGVERNEDAIEAIRRRLAGES, encoded by the coding sequence ATGATTTCCTCGATCCGCCGCTTCTTCCAGTCGAAAATCGGCATGGCGATCTTCATCGCCTTCCTTGTCATCGTCGCGCTCGCCTTTGCCGCAGCCGACATCACCGGCTCGACTTTCGGCGGCGTGGCCAGCGGCGACCGGATCGCGGTGGTGGGCGATGAACGCGTGCCGGCGAGCGAACTCGAAAGCACCGCCAATTCCGCGCTCGCGCAGGTGCGCGAGCAGGACCCGACCATCGGGATGCCCGAATTCGTCGAGCAGGGCCTGCTCGAGGAAGTGCTGCGCCAGTTGATCGACCAATACGCGATCGGGAATTACGCCGAGGAACTCGGGCTTCGTGCGGGGCGCAATCTCGTCAACAGCGAGATCCTGCAGATCCCCGCGTTCCGCAATGTCGCGGGCGAATTCGACGAGGAGGTCTATCAGCAGGCCCTTCGCGCGCAGGGCGTCACCGACGAGATGCTGCGCGGCGACCTCAAGGACGGCCTGCTCCAGCAGATGCTGCTACGCCCCGCCCTTGCCGCGCCGCAGCTGTCCGGGCGCGCCGCGCGTCAATATGCCTCCCTCGTGCTCGAAAGCCGCCGCGGCGCAATCGCGCTGATCCCGAGCGCACTCTACGCGCCCGAAGGCGATCCCGAGGCGGGCGTGCTGGAAGCCTATTACGAGGAAAACCTGAGCCAGTTCCGCCGGCCCGAACAGCGCGTCATCCGCTTTGCGACCTTCGGACCGGAGACGATCCTTGCCGATATCGAGCCCACCGAGGAGGAGATCGCCCAGCGCTACGAGGCCAACAGCGATGCCTATGAAGCGCGCGAACGCCGAGCAGTCAGTTCCTTCGTCGTGCCGACCGAGGACGCGGCAAAATCGCTCGTCGAACGTATTCGCGGCGGGCTTTCACTCGAAGCGGCAGCGCGCCAGGCGGGCTTCCAGGTATCATCAAGCGATCTGCGCGACCGCGAGACGATGGCGAATGCGACCAGCTTCGCTTTTGCCGAAGCGGTGTTTGATACCGCCGAAGGCGAGGTCGTCGAGCCAGCGCGCGGCACACTCGGCTGGTATGTCGCGCGGGTCGACGATGTCGAACAGGTTCCCGCTCGCAGCCTCGCCGAAGCGAGCGAGGAAATCGCCCAGCAGATCCTAGAGGAAAAACGCGCCGCGGCCCTGGTCGACCTGTCGGCCCGGATCGAGGACGAACTCTATGACGGCACCTCGCTTGCCGAAGTGGCCGACGCCTTCGATCTCGAAGTGCGCACCAGCCCTGCCCTGCTCGCCAACGGCACGGTCTACGGCGAGCCCGGCGCCGAAGTCCCGCGCGAATTGGGTCCCGTGCTGGAGACCGCTTTCGAGATGGACGAGAGCCAGCCCCAGCTTGCAGCGCTCGGCGCGGGCCAGCGCTTCATCGTCTACGACGTGAGCGAGATCAGGCCCTCGGCCGCGCCGCCGCTGGCCGAGATCAGGGACGAGGTGACCGCCGCGTGGCGCCGCGCCGAAGGAAGCGCCAAGGCGCGCGAGGCGGCCCGCCGGGTGCTTGAGAAAACCCGCGAAGGGACCGATTTCGCGGACGCGCTGAGAGCCGAAAACGAACCGCGCTTCCAGGTCCAGCCCGTCGCCCTGTCGCGCCGCGAGCTGCTCGCCCAGCGCGGGCGCGACATCGCTCCGCCCCTGGTCCTGCTGTTCTCGATGGCGGAAGGTTCGACCAAGTTGCTCGAAGCGCCGGAGAACATCGGCTGGTATCTCGTCGATCTCGAGGAAGTCGAGACCGGCGACATCGAAGCCGACGACCCGGTGATCGCCCAGACCCGGCAGCAATTCGCGCCGACCCTGGCCGAAGAATACCGCCGCCAGCTGACCCGGGCGATCCGCGAGGAGGTCGGCGTCGAACGCAACGAGGACGCGATCGAGGCGATCCGCAGACGGCTTGCCGGCGAAAGCTGA
- the tpiA gene encoding triose-phosphate isomerase, with protein MPQRPYIVGNWKMHGTRAMLSEARAIDRAAQRHMKVEVALAPPYTLIHPVHREAEQIGVGAQDCHHADGGAHTGDISAAMVADAGAKFVILGHSERRQNHGEIDAVVRAKAEAALSAGLRIILCCGESDQTREAGKAVAFVKKQLKASLPVEHEALANGAGSVSERLTIAYEPIWAIGTGNTATIEDIGEMHAEIRALLIELFGQEQGSEVRILYGGSVKPDNAAEILSTPEVGGALVGGASLTADSFMGIALAAAEADEG; from the coding sequence ATGCCCCAGCGGCCCTATATTGTCGGTAACTGGAAGATGCACGGGACCCGCGCCATGCTTTCCGAAGCGCGCGCGATCGACCGCGCCGCCCAACGCCACATGAAAGTCGAAGTGGCGCTTGCGCCACCCTACACCCTGATCCATCCGGTCCACCGCGAGGCCGAGCAGATCGGTGTCGGCGCGCAGGACTGCCACCACGCGGACGGCGGCGCGCATACCGGCGACATTTCCGCAGCGATGGTTGCCGATGCGGGGGCCAAGTTCGTGATCCTCGGCCATTCCGAACGCCGCCAGAACCATGGTGAGATCGATGCCGTGGTCCGCGCCAAGGCCGAGGCTGCCTTGTCCGCAGGACTGCGCATCATCCTGTGCTGCGGCGAAAGCGACCAGACGCGCGAAGCGGGCAAGGCGGTCGCCTTCGTCAAGAAACAGCTCAAGGCTTCGCTTCCGGTCGAGCACGAGGCGCTTGCCAATGGGGCTGGCAGTGTTTCCGAGCGCCTGACCATTGCTTATGAACCGATCTGGGCGATCGGGACGGGCAACACCGCTACGATCGAGGACATCGGCGAAATGCACGCCGAGATCCGCGCACTGCTGATTGAACTGTTCGGCCAGGAGCAGGGATCCGAAGTGCGCATCCTTTACGGCGGCTCGGTCAAGCCCGACAATGCCGCTGAGATCCTCTCCACCCCCGAAGTCGGTGGCGCGCTGGTCGGTGGAGCGAGCCTCACTGCCGACAGCTTCATGGGTATCGCGCTCGCTGCGGCCGAGGCAGACGAGGGCTGA
- the secG gene encoding preprotein translocase subunit SecG, producing MSLFFFLTVVQAIVSAALVGVVLMQRSEGGGLGIGGSPGGALGARGAADFLTRATKWLAIVFVALSIALAAVAVETQSVSEISTTLERGAPASRTDDLLGTGEAPAQDAPLAEPATQDGAAAPVDDDAPLAE from the coding sequence ATGTCGCTTTTTTTCTTTCTCACCGTCGTCCAGGCTATCGTCTCCGCCGCTCTTGTCGGCGTCGTGCTCATGCAGCGCAGCGAAGGCGGCGGTCTCGGGATCGGGGGCAGTCCTGGCGGGGCCCTGGGTGCGCGCGGCGCGGCCGATTTCCTGACCCGGGCTACCAAGTGGCTGGCGATCGTCTTCGTCGCTCTGTCGATCGCGCTTGCCGCGGTTGCGGTGGAAACGCAGAGCGTCAGCGAAATCAGCACGACGCTGGAGCGCGGCGCGCCGGCAAGCCGCACGGACGATCTTCTCGGCACGGGCGAGGCTCCGGCGCAGGATGCGCCGCTCGCAGAGCCGGCCACGCAGGACGGCGCGGCGGCTCCGGTCGACGACGACGCACCGCTCGCCGAATAG
- a CDS encoding CTP synthase: MARFIFITGGVVSSLGKGLMAASLAALLQARGYKVRIRKFDPYLNVDPGTMSPYQHGEVYVTDDGAETDLDLGHYERFTGVSARQSDNITSGRVYRDIIARERRGDYLGATVQVIPHVTDAIKEFALADQDDHDFILCEIGGTVGDIESLPFMEAIRQLRNELEPLQTLSVHVTLVPYIAAAGELKTKPTQHSVRELASLGIKPDVLLCRAEHPIPDAERQKIANFCNVRREAVIPALDAPSIYSVPLQYHEEGLDAEVLRGFGIADAPAPDLSAWNDVTDRYFNPEGEVTIGVVGKYVGLPDAYKSLNEALVHGGLANRVRVNIRWIDAEIFEGEDEGEIVSRLEPMHGILVPGGFGERGSEGKIASVRFARERKVPFFGICLGMQMACIEGARAAGFPEASSTEFGETKEPVVGIITEWMSEEGLQQREEGGDLGGTMRLGAYEAKLSANSHTSAMYGGATTISERHRHRYEVNSAYIGPLEKQGLVFAGMSPDGLLPEIVERPDHPWFVGVQFHPELKSKPFDPHPLFAGFIAAALEQSRLV, encoded by the coding sequence ATGGCGCGGTTCATTTTCATCACCGGCGGCGTGGTCTCATCGCTTGGCAAGGGTCTCATGGCGGCAAGTCTCGCCGCGCTCCTGCAGGCGCGCGGCTACAAGGTCCGCATCCGAAAGTTCGACCCCTATCTCAACGTCGATCCGGGCACGATGAGCCCTTACCAGCACGGCGAGGTCTACGTCACCGACGACGGGGCCGAGACCGATCTCGACCTTGGGCATTACGAACGCTTCACCGGCGTTTCCGCGCGCCAGAGCGACAATATCACCAGCGGGCGGGTCTACCGCGACATTATCGCGCGCGAGCGTCGCGGGGACTATCTCGGCGCGACGGTGCAGGTGATCCCGCACGTCACCGACGCGATCAAGGAATTCGCGCTCGCCGATCAGGACGATCACGATTTCATCCTGTGCGAGATCGGCGGGACCGTGGGCGATATCGAATCGCTGCCCTTCATGGAGGCGATCCGCCAGCTTCGGAACGAGCTGGAGCCGCTACAGACGCTTTCGGTGCACGTGACGCTGGTTCCCTACATCGCGGCGGCAGGTGAGTTGAAGACCAAGCCGACCCAGCATTCCGTGCGCGAGCTCGCTTCGCTGGGGATCAAGCCCGACGTTCTGCTGTGCCGCGCCGAGCATCCCATCCCCGATGCCGAGCGCCAGAAAATCGCCAATTTCTGCAACGTTCGCCGAGAAGCGGTCATCCCCGCGCTCGATGCGCCGTCGATCTATTCGGTTCCGCTGCAATATCACGAGGAAGGGCTCGATGCCGAAGTGCTTCGCGGTTTCGGTATTGCCGATGCGCCGGCGCCCGATCTGTCGGCCTGGAATGACGTCACCGACCGTTACTTCAACCCCGAAGGCGAAGTCACGATCGGCGTGGTCGGCAAGTATGTCGGCCTGCCCGATGCCTACAAGAGCCTCAACGAAGCGCTTGTCCACGGTGGGCTCGCCAACCGGGTGAGGGTCAACATCCGCTGGATCGACGCTGAAATCTTCGAAGGCGAGGACGAAGGGGAGATCGTCAGCCGCCTAGAGCCGATGCACGGTATCCTCGTCCCCGGAGGATTCGGCGAGCGCGGAAGCGAAGGCAAGATCGCCTCCGTCCGCTTCGCGCGCGAGCGCAAGGTGCCCTTTTTCGGCATCTGTCTCGGTATGCAGATGGCCTGCATCGAAGGCGCGCGCGCCGCTGGCTTTCCCGAGGCATCCTCGACCGAATTCGGCGAGACGAAGGAGCCGGTCGTCGGCATCATTACCGAATGGATGAGCGAAGAGGGCCTTCAGCAGCGTGAGGAGGGCGGCGATCTCGGAGGGACCATGCGGCTCGGTGCCTACGAGGCGAAGCTGTCGGCGAACAGTCACACCTCCGCCATGTACGGCGGTGCGACGACGATCTCCGAACGTCATCGCCACCGCTACGAGGTGAACAGCGCGTATATCGGGCCGCTGGAAAAGCAGGGGCTGGTTTTCGCCGGAATGTCGCCCGACGGGCTCCTGCCCGAAATCGTCGAGCGGCCCGATCATCCCTGGTTCGTCGGCGTCCAGTTCCACCCGGAACTCAAGTCGAAGCCGTTCGACCCGCACCCTCTGTTCGCCGGCTTCATCGCCGCCGCGCTCGAGCAGTCGCGACTCGTGTGA
- a CDS encoding Hsp20 family protein gives MSRLDFTPYRRSTVGFDRLFDLLEQQARQNSGDNYPPFNIAKHGEDEYRITLAVAGFRPQDIDITAQQNLLVVQGRKREDEDDGAELIHVGIANRGFERRFELADYVRVRGADLADGLLTIDLVREVPEAMKPKKIPVNGTTLTAVPDARDDKGEATDADAA, from the coding sequence ATGTCACGTCTCGATTTCACTCCCTATCGTCGCAGCACCGTGGGCTTCGATCGGCTCTTCGACCTGCTCGAACAGCAGGCCCGCCAGAATTCCGGCGACAATTATCCCCCTTTCAACATCGCCAAGCACGGCGAGGACGAATACCGCATCACGCTTGCGGTTGCCGGTTTCCGCCCGCAGGATATCGATATCACCGCGCAGCAGAATCTGCTCGTCGTACAGGGGCGCAAGCGCGAGGACGAGGATGACGGCGCCGAACTGATCCACGTCGGGATCGCCAATCGCGGTTTCGAGCGGCGTTTCGAACTTGCCGACTATGTCCGCGTGCGCGGCGCCGACCTTGCCGACGGGCTCCTGACCATCGACCTCGTGCGCGAAGTGCCCGAGGCGATGAAGCCCAAGAAGATCCCGGTGAACGGCACCACTCTCACCGCTGTTCCCGACGCGCGGGATGACAAGGGCGAAGCCACGGACGCCGACGCCGCCTGA
- the grxC gene encoding glutaredoxin 3, with protein sequence MTTPTIDIYTKFACPFCVRAKQLLDSKGAAYTEHDITMGGPKREEMNARAPLARTVPQIFIGNTHVGGCDDLFALERAGKLDPLLAGEAGA encoded by the coding sequence ATGACCACTCCCACGATCGACATTTACACCAAGTTCGCCTGCCCCTTTTGCGTGCGAGCCAAGCAACTGCTCGATTCGAAAGGTGCAGCCTATACCGAGCACGACATCACGATGGGTGGGCCGAAGCGCGAAGAGATGAACGCGCGCGCCCCGCTTGCGCGCACGGTTCCGCAGATCTTCATCGGAAACACCCATGTCGGCGGCTGCGACGACCTGTTCGCGCTCGAGCGGGCGGGCAAGCTCGATCCGCTGCTGGCGGGAGAGGCCGGCGCGTGA
- a CDS encoding carbon-nitrogen hydrolase family protein: MTRIALFQMQSGIDPEANFAAIVDAASKAAGEGARILFTPEMSLLLDRDRKRAARTIGASGYTDYPARLADLAQEAGIDIALGSMPLAHPSGKWLNRALYLSCGGGEPAFYDKLHLFDVELSTGESWRESNAFEPGTHIACVEHTPVGRLGLTICYDIRFPALFEELGRLRCDCIAIPAAFTVPTGKAHWHVLQRARAIESSAFVVAAAQVGEHADGRITYGHSLVVDPWGEVLLDMGGEGPGLGYCEIDLARIDEVRRQVPSLANRREIPKLRPS; this comes from the coding sequence GTGACGCGCATTGCGCTGTTCCAGATGCAATCGGGCATCGACCCGGAGGCGAATTTCGCGGCCATCGTCGATGCTGCGAGCAAGGCTGCAGGGGAGGGGGCTCGGATTCTTTTCACCCCCGAGATGTCCCTGTTGCTCGACCGCGACCGAAAGCGAGCAGCACGCACGATCGGTGCGTCCGGCTATACCGATTATCCCGCCCGCCTCGCCGACCTCGCACAGGAGGCCGGGATCGACATTGCGCTTGGCTCAATGCCGCTCGCGCACCCCTCGGGCAAATGGCTGAACCGGGCGCTTTACCTGTCATGCGGCGGAGGCGAGCCTGCATTCTACGACAAGCTGCACCTGTTCGACGTCGAGCTTTCGACCGGTGAAAGCTGGCGCGAGAGCAATGCTTTCGAGCCGGGCACGCATATCGCCTGTGTCGAGCACACACCGGTCGGGCGGCTCGGCCTGACGATCTGCTACGATATCCGCTTTCCCGCGCTGTTCGAGGAACTGGGGCGGCTGCGTTGCGACTGCATCGCCATTCCTGCAGCCTTCACAGTGCCCACCGGCAAGGCGCACTGGCACGTCCTGCAGCGTGCCCGCGCGATCGAGTCGAGCGCTTTCGTCGTCGCCGCGGCCCAGGTCGGAGAACACGCCGACGGGCGCATCACATATGGTCACAGCCTCGTGGTCGATCCCTGGGGTGAAGTTCTGCTCGACATGGGGGGCGAGGGTCCGGGGCTGGGCTATTGCGAGATCGACCTTGCCCGGATCGATGAGGTGCGCAGGCAGGTGCCCTCTCTTGCCAACCGCCGCGAAATCCCCAAATTGCGTCCGTCATGA
- a CDS encoding DUF1178 family protein: MIVYDLHCEAGHRFEGWFGSSSDFDAQRNRGLVTCPECGSGTVAKAPMAPAVAPKGNSAALETAPAPMRAGDAQSVANREMPAEVQKALKALADAQKKALEKSTWVGENFAEESRAMYYGERDEAPIHGSASIEEAKALIKEGVPVAPLPFPVAPPEELN; the protein is encoded by the coding sequence ATGATCGTATACGACCTTCATTGCGAGGCCGGCCACCGTTTCGAGGGCTGGTTCGGTTCTTCTTCCGATTTCGACGCCCAGCGCAATCGCGGCCTCGTTACCTGTCCCGAATGCGGTTCGGGCACGGTCGCCAAGGCACCGATGGCTCCCGCTGTCGCACCCAAGGGCAACAGCGCGGCGCTGGAGACCGCCCCCGCACCGATGCGTGCTGGGGACGCGCAATCGGTCGCGAACCGCGAAATGCCGGCCGAGGTTCAAAAGGCGCTCAAGGCGCTCGCCGATGCGCAAAAGAAGGCGCTCGAGAAGAGCACCTGGGTCGGCGAGAATTTCGCCGAGGAGTCGCGCGCGATGTATTACGGCGAGCGCGACGAGGCCCCGATCCACGGCAGCGCTAGCATCGAGGAAGCGAAGGCGCTGATCAAGGAAGGCGTGCCGGTCGCCCCGCTGCCGTTTCCCGTGGCGCCGCCCGAAGAACTTAACTGA
- a CDS encoding IS3 family transposase (programmed frameshift) produces MKRKRFSEEQIIGVLKEAEAGAKTADLARRHGVSEATIYNWKAKYGGLEVSEARRLRELESENAKLKRLLADAMLDNVALKDLLFKKVVTPAAKREAAAHLQACHGMSERRACRVIDADRKSVRYRSIRDDDGALREKLRELANQRRRFGYRRLHILLRREGVMINRKKTQRLYREEGLAVRRRRSRKRAVGTRAPAPVLALPNQRWSLDFVHDQIASGRRFRVLNVVDDMTRECLAAVPDTSISGHRVVRELTQLIAQRGKPGMIVSDNGTELTSNAVLAWCGEIGVEWHYIAPGKPMQNGYVESFNGRMRDELLNETLFLSMAHARVEIAAWVEDYNRERPHSSLGYATPAAFAAELDKQWPASLRPTGSATQPIASTALMRKTTARL; encoded by the exons ATGAAGCGGAAGAGGTTCTCAGAGGAGCAGATCATTGGGGTGCTGAAGGAAGCGGAGGCGGGCGCGAAGACCGCCGATCTGGCCCGGCGGCACGGGGTGTCTGAAGCGACGATCTACAACTGGAAGGCCAAGTATGGCGGGCTGGAGGTGTCCGAGGCCCGGCGGCTGCGGGAGCTCGAGAGCGAGAACGCGAAGCTCAAGCGGCTGCTGGCCGATGCGATGCTGGACAACGTGGCGTTGAAGGATCTGCTCT TCAAAAAAGTGGTGACGCCCGCCGCGAAGCGAGAAGCTGCCGCACATCTCCAGGCATGTCATGGGATGAGCGAGCGGCGGGCGTGCCGTGTCATCGATGCCGATCGCAAGAGCGTGCGCTATCGTTCCATCCGGGATGATGACGGCGCGCTGCGTGAGAAGCTGCGTGAGCTGGCCAACCAGCGGCGCCGGTTCGGCTATCGCCGTTTGCATATCCTGCTGCGCCGGGAGGGCGTGATGATCAACCGCAAGAAGACCCAGCGGCTGTATCGGGAGGAAGGGCTTGCAGTGAGGCGACGACGCAGCCGCAAGCGCGCTGTCGGCACCAGAGCGCCAGCTCCGGTGCTGGCACTGCCGAACCAGCGCTGGAGCCTGGACTTTGTCCATGACCAGATCGCTTCTGGCAGACGGTTCCGGGTGCTCAATGTGGTCGATGACATGACCAGGGAGTGCCTGGCGGCGGTGCCGGATACCTCGATCTCGGGGCACCGCGTCGTGCGCGAGCTGACCCAGCTAATCGCCCAGCGCGGCAAGCCGGGCATGATCGTTAGCGACAATGGCACCGAACTCACCAGCAATGCCGTGCTCGCATGGTGCGGCGAGATCGGGGTGGAGTGGCATTACATCGCTCCGGGCAAGCCGATGCAGAACGGCTACGTCGAGAGCTTTAACGGCCGCATGCGCGACGAACTGCTGAACGAGACCCTGTTCCTCAGCATGGCCCACGCACGGGTCGAGATCGCTGCTTGGGTCGAGGATTACAACCGGGAGAGGCCACACTCGTCCCTTGGCTACGCAACCCCGGCGGCGTTCGCCGCCGAACTGGATAAGCAATGGCCTGCTTCGCTACGCCCTACGGGCTCCGCTACGCAGCCCATTGCTTCAACCGCGCTGATGCGCAAAACAACCGCCCGGCTCTAA
- a CDS encoding DUF4268 domain-containing protein yields MFRVDQKANALQALKPISFAAAGLRERDHLQEWIAKAPEALGQVLGEDILIIQKEFDGFDGTRERLDLLAIDKSGQLMVIENKLDDSGRDVVWQAMKYAAYCSSLTRADIIAIFARYLGDGEARAEEELCNFLECESLEQVVLNEGHAQRILFIAANFRREVTSTALWLREHQIDVRCIRVSPFEFEGQLLLDMQQIIPPPEATDYMIKMSQKDSEEKSAKGAQKWSHEMRHAFWTELLATFQQSGVTRWQNISPSHDHWISASTGVGGCTFALVFLRQEVRAELNFERPSKDENKWVYARLAEDRARLDQVGSIELEWLRKPDKIKTTIQCRKSFQGYSKDNWPEMIEWLKAAFLQLEETFAERVTELGAELRAKT; encoded by the coding sequence GTGTTTAGGGTCGATCAGAAAGCGAATGCGCTTCAGGCGCTGAAGCCGATAAGCTTCGCGGCTGCCGGCCTTCGCGAAAGAGATCACCTGCAGGAGTGGATCGCGAAAGCTCCAGAGGCACTGGGCCAGGTGCTCGGCGAGGATATACTCATCATCCAAAAGGAATTCGACGGCTTCGACGGCACCCGAGAGCGCCTGGACCTCCTGGCGATCGACAAGTCAGGGCAACTGATGGTCATCGAGAACAAGCTAGACGATTCTGGCCGCGATGTTGTGTGGCAGGCGATGAAGTACGCAGCCTACTGCTCGAGCCTGACCCGCGCAGATATCATTGCCATATTCGCGCGTTATCTCGGAGATGGCGAAGCGCGTGCAGAGGAAGAGCTTTGCAATTTCCTCGAGTGCGAGTCTCTCGAACAAGTCGTGCTCAACGAAGGCCACGCGCAACGCATTCTCTTCATCGCAGCCAATTTCCGCCGCGAAGTGACTTCAACAGCGCTTTGGCTACGCGAACATCAGATCGACGTGAGATGCATCCGAGTTTCCCCCTTCGAATTCGAAGGCCAGCTGCTTTTGGACATGCAGCAGATCATCCCGCCGCCTGAAGCGACCGACTACATGATCAAGATGTCCCAGAAGGACAGCGAGGAGAAATCGGCAAAAGGGGCTCAAAAGTGGAGCCACGAGATGCGGCATGCGTTCTGGACCGAACTGCTCGCGACTTTTCAGCAAAGTGGCGTCACTCGCTGGCAGAACATCTCCCCTTCCCATGATCACTGGATTTCTGCGAGCACCGGCGTTGGTGGATGTACGTTCGCTCTCGTTTTCCTGCGTCAAGAAGTACGCGCAGAGCTAAATTTCGAGCGTCCTTCAAAGGATGAGAACAAGTGGGTCTACGCACGGCTTGCGGAAGACCGTGCTCGTCTCGACCAGGTGGGTTCGATCGAGCTCGAATGGCTTCGAAAGCCAGACAAGATTAAAACCACGATCCAGTGTAGGAAATCGTTTCAAGGCTACAGCAAGGATAACTGGCCAGAGATGATTGAGTGGCTGAAGGCGGCCTTTCTGCAGCTGGAGGAGACCTTTGCCGAGCGGGTGACCGAGCTTGGAGCCGAGCTTCGCGCAAAGACATAG